TTCTGCCCAACCGGATCGATCTTGATGACCTGATGGGTGAAAATGTACAGGCAGAAGGATTCAAGGCAGTACGAAATCTGCTGATTATTGCCGGTATCGAACCATCTTTCTTTTATCAGCAAAGCAACAGGATACTGAAGCAAAAAATTGAAAATCTGAACGGAGAGCTTACGGTCAATTTTCAGGATTACTGGAGGCAAAATGTTGGCAAAAACAGTAAAATTCGCATCCAGTTTGAACTGGAGCATTACGACATATCCCATCCGGAAAAAAGAGGAAAACCGTATCTGGAATTCTGGATTAAGGATGAATATGAACGACTTTATCCCAAGCAGCGGAGCAGGGGGGTCCGGTGGTTTCTTTCGTTTTTCCTTGAGCTGAAGGCTTCTGCCGTAACAGATTCACAGAAACAGATCCTTCTGATTGATGAACCTGGACTCAGCCTTCATGCACGGGCCCAGGAAGATGTATTAAAGGTCTTTGAAGACCTGAAAGACAAATTAATGATCATTTACACAACCCATTCCCCATATCTTGTTGATATTAACAAACTCCATCGGATAATAGCCGTTCAGCGGGCCATTGAGACCGATGAAACCAGCGAAACCATGCTTCTTGACGTGCATTCCCTGGCAAGGGCTTCAGCCGATACCCTTTCTCCTGTCTATTCCATCATGGGCGCCCGGATTTCAGACCAGCAGATTTTCTCACCCAAGAACAATGTCATTGTTGAAGATCTTTCCGCTTACTACTACTATACGGCTTTCTTCAAATTGCTCGAAATTGCTGAAAAAGTCTCCTTTATTCCTGCTACAGGCCCTGCCGAAGTTGGTATCCTTGCCAATATTCTCACCGGATGGAAACTGGATTTTATTGTTCTTACCAATGATACGGAAGCCGGAAGGATTATTCGTAATGAACTGAAAATTAACTTGTTTGGAAACGACGAAATCAAAGCTTCCCGGCATCTTCTTTCCCTGGAAAACGGGCGTTCGGTGGCCGATCTTTTTTCTACCATTGATTTTAAAAACCATGTGCTGCATCAAAGGGTTGGTATTACCGAATCCAACACGGAATACATTTTTTTCAATGATCTTTCTCCGGTTATTCTTGCGCACGGATTTCATCAGAATGTAATGAACGGGACCATCAAATGGGACGATCTTGACTCTGAATCGCGGACAAGAATATCTGAGGTGGCTGAGCGAATACTGGAACTTCTTAAAAAATAGTAACAAAAAAAAGAAGAGGTTCGGAAGTACGAACCTCTTCTTTTTTATTGATCGTGTATCCGTTTAACTCTTAGTAATAGCGGTCAATTTGTGAAGGCCTTTTCACCAGAATTTCGGGTTTCTCTTCATACACGGTGATAAGTCCGGTAATGGCCACATACCTGTTCTGGAACCACCGTATTGGTCTGCGCGAAAACTCTCTGGCAACCCAGCCGGGCACTACGGCACTGAAATCCTGATAGGGATAAGGTGCTCCAAAGTAGAGATAGTATTCATCGTTTTCATAGGCGTAGTAAACTTCATGTACCTTCCCGAAAACCCTGGCTATGTCGCCGACATAGTATATGGCATCATAGGCCGATACTGTTTCAATCCGGTATCCGATCGGGTAATCCCAGCAGCAATATTCAGGGTACCAGGTTCTGTACTCTCTGTACATATCGGTAGTCCAGTAAATATCTATGTACACGGGAGGTCTGTACGGGTATTTCACGCGCCGTACCTCAACGGAAACCGGAGGGGCCACATATACCTTCACCGGATGACGGTAATGAACATGGTTACTATGGTATCTGCGGTCATTGATTCGTTCGTTCACGTTGATTACTCTGGTTTGTCCGTTATAAACCACGGTCCGTGTTCCATTCACTACCACAGGAGGTTGATAGGTATTGCCGCTTCTTGAAACTCCGGCCCTCTGCGGTTCATTGTCTGCTCTCCCCGAAGACATGTTCCTTCTCTCGGAGGAAACAGCTCCGGCATTTCCCGTTGACCGGTTGTTTCCATCGGAATAAGTGCGGCGCTGCTGGGGAGTATCTCCCGAAGAACTGTTTTGACCCGAACTTCTGGAGGTTTCCCTGCTGCGCTGATTTTCCACAGAATTGGTGGTACTCCCTGAGGGCTGTTGTACCCTGGGTGCTTCATTGCGGCGGGATTCCGATGCCCTGCCGGCATTCCTGCTATCCGGTTCTGTATTTCTGTATGTCTCCCTGCTGCGCTGATTTTCCGAAGAATTAACAGTGCTCCTTACCGGCTGTTGCACCTGGGGCGCTTCATCCCGGCGGGATTCCGATGCCCTGCTGGCATTCCTGCTTTCCGGTTCTGCATTTCTTCTGCTCTCGCCCGCGGAAACTCCGGAGGATCTTACCGGTTCGGAAGCCCTTTGCGGTGCCGCCGTGGATTTTATTTCCTTCTTTTCATCGGATACTTGCGTTTCCGTTTTCTGGCCGTCTGTGGTTCTGGTCTTGTCCCTTCGGTTGGTTTGTGCTGTTCCGGCAACGGCTATCAGTAACAGCATGCCGACCAGTAATTTTGTTTTCATAGTTCCCGTTTTTAAGGGTTTCTGTTTAATTGCATCCAAATTTCTTGCCAAAGTTGCAAAAGATCCAATATTCTTCGAATTTATCTGGATTCCGTTAAGAACAATTCTTGTCTATGCGGTATGTTCGTCAAAATTCGTTTAATTTCGCAATCCAATGATATAACCTATAAACCTTTCAGGATATGCCGCTGAATGTGCCCGACAATCTGCCTGCCATACAACAACTGCGGGAAGAAAATATTTTTGTTATGCAGGAAACCCGGGCTGTCCATCAGGATATACGCCCGCTCAGGATTTTGATTCTCAACCTGATGCCTGTTAAAATTACTACCGAGACCCATCTTCTGCGAATGCTTTCCAATAATCCGCTGCAGATCGAAATTACCCTTATGCACACCATGACGCACACCTCAAAGAATACGCCCGTTGAGCATCTGAAAGCTTTTTACAAGACCTTTCATCAGGTGAAAGAAAAGAAATTTGACGGGTTCATTATCACAGGCGCTCCGGTGGAACATATGGAATTCGAAGAGGTGGATTACTGGAAGGAACTTACTGAAATAATGGACTGGTCAACCGGTCATGTTACTTCCACCTTATATATCTGCTGGGCTGCGCAGGCTGGTTTGTATTATTTCTATGGCATACCCAAATACCCTTTGCCGGAAAAAATGTTTGGAGTGTTCCGGCACAAAGTAAATAATCCCAGAATCCCTCTGGTGCGAGGATTTGACGATGAATTTCTGGCTCCTCACAGCCGCCATACCGAAATCCGCAGAAGCGATATTGAGAAAATTCATGACCTCGAAATCGTTTCAGAGTCTGATAAGGCCGGAGTGTATATCGTTGTTTCGAAAGATGGCCGCAAAGTCTTCGTAACCGGACATTCAGAATATGATCCTTATACCCTCAGGGATGAATACCTGCGCGATAAAAACAAAGGTTTGCCCATCCACGTTCCTGAAAACTATTTTCCGGAAAACGACCCTTCAAAGGAACCGCTTGTTTACTGGAGAAGCCATGCAAATCTGCTTTTTTCCAACTGGCTGAATTATTATGTGTACCAGGTTACTCCCTATATCCTTAACGGAGACTAAAATAAAAAACCGCATTAATCGTAATCTCACTGAAAGCCCCTTTCGTCAGGCTTAGGGTGCCAGGTTATTCAACCTTCCGCTGCGACAGCAAGCTGTCAGTGTTGCGGCCTGATTTAGGAACCTATGAGCTTAACCCTTATCAGTTCCGATTTGTTGAGCTTTGCGGGATTAGTAATTAATGCGGCTGTATCTTGTCGTTAAAAGAACGTTTCCGAGGTAAATATACTAAATAAATTTCGTTTTCCATACGTTTTAAGCCTGCTTTTTAACAATTTTTCTAACCGTATTTCATTTCCGCCTGAATATAAAAACATTATGGATGATTTGCTCAATTGTTTGTAAATCAAACATATATCAGTATTATTCCCACCTGCCGGGTATGGAATACCCGCAAAAGCGGCATTTCCCCTTCACTATGTTATTCGAAAGAATCCGGTATCCTTTGCGTTCAATTACCATTTTGCCGCAGCCGGGACAATACGTGTTTTCAGCATCATTGCCGGGTACATTTCCTATGTAAACGTATTTCATCCCTTCTTCCATGGCAATTGACCGGGCCTGCTGAAGCACTCCAACAGGTGTCGGGGCAACCTGTGTAAGCTTGTATTGCGGCATAAAACGGCTGAAATGCAAAGGACAATCCGAAAGGCCATTACCGACGAGCCATTGACACATAGACCGGATCATTTTCATGTTGTCCGTCCAACCGGGAATGATCAGGTTGGTTATTTCCAGCCACACTCCTTCCTGTTTGAGCACGAGCAATGTATTGAGAACAGGCTGTAGTTTCCCTGCATTCAGTTTCAGATAGATGCTTTCATCAAATGATTTGAGGTCTATATTGGCAGCATCAATATACCGGGCCAGCGCCCGGAGAGGCTTCTCATTGATATATCCGTTGCTGTGCAGGGTGTTGTATATCCCTTTTTTATGCGCTATTACCGAGGTATCATACGTGTACTCGTAAAAAGTAACGGGTTCGGAATAGGTATAGGCTATAGACCGGCATCCCGATGCAAGGCATTTCTCCACCACTTTGTCCGGCATCAGATCGAAGTTATCCGTTTCTTTGGGGCTGGCCTGTGAAATGGTCCAGTTCTGGCAGTTAAGACAACCGAAATTGCATCCGGCTGTTGCAATGGAGTAAACAAGTGTCCCCGGCATAAAATGAAACAAGGGTTTCTTTTCCATCGGGTCAATATGAACTGCGCAGGGATTACCATATGCGATGGTATAGAGTTTTCCTCTGAAGTTTACACGGTTTCGGCAGTCACTGGTTTCCCCCGGACGCAAGGTACATTCATTGGGGCAAATCAGGCACTTTACTCCGCGTGGCGTTTCTTCCCAGAAAATTGCCTCGCGGCTCCATTTCCATAATTGTTCATCTCCAGGCACTGCAGCGAAAATTCCGCTTCCTTTTCCAAAGGAAGACAAGAACATTCCTCCGCATCCTGCAAATATCCCCGTACGAAGAAATTCTCTTCTGTTAAGTTTGGAAGCCATACAAGGTGTTTTATCAACGGATGGCAGTTTAACAGATCGATGCCTTATGCAAAGATACGATATTTTGTTCCTAAAAGCACGTTCTTTCTGGCATTGTCAGGTAGCTGAAGAACCATAAAATGGAGTATCTTTGCAGTGCCAGTATGCCGTTTTATCGCTTCCGGTTTTGGCCGGAAGAGGAAAGTCCGGGCAGCTCAGAACACTGCACTCCCGAAAGGGAGATACCCGCGAGGGTATGAAGACGGAACAGAGAACAACCGTCCGCTCTTATGCGGATAAGGGTGAAAAGGCGGGGTAAGAGCCCACCGGCCCGTATGGTGACATCGGGTGCTGTCCGTCCTGCAGGCTGAAAGGCCGCGTATATCCCGGTTTCAGGTTTTCTGAAACTGTATGTTCTGGCAGAATCCGGTGATTCCGGATACCGGGAGGGGTAGGCCGCTCAGAGAAATGATAAGAATTCCGCTTCCGCGGAATACAGAACCTGGCTTACAGGCAAACTGGCCAACGAAAGGATACCGCTTCAGGCGATATCCTTTCTCGTTTTATCAAAAGGCATTGATTGTTTCCCTGATGCGGACCAGATGCTCCAGAAGGGATTCCAGCCGGCTGAGGTGCAGCATATTGGCTCCGTCTGACAAAGCCCTGGAGGGGTCAGGATGCGTTTCACAGAAAATTCCGTCAGCCCCGGTTGCTATTCCCGCCCTGGCAATCGTTTCAATCAGTTCAGGTTTCCCTCCACTGACTCCGGAACTTTGATTGGGTTGCTGCAGCGAATGAGTTATATCAACCACAACCGGAAATCCTGTCTTTTGCATCTCGGCAATGCCCCGAAAATCAACAATGAGGTCCTGATAACCAAACATGGTGCCCCGTTCTGTGAGGATGACCTTTGAATTGCCGGAATCAACCACTTTTTGTGCAGCAAAACGCATTGATTCCGGTGCCAGGAACTGACCTTTCTTGATATTGACAATTTTTCCCGTAAGGGCTGCCGCAACAAGCAGGTCGGTCTGACGGCACAGGAATGCCGGAATTTGAAGGATATCCACATACTTCGCGGCCATTTCAGCTTCCGGGATAGAATGAATATCGGTAATTACCGGAACGTGCAGTTTTTCCCTCACTTTGGCCAGAATTTCAAGGGCTTTTTCATCCCCGATACCCTGAAAGGAATCCAGCCTGCTCCGGTTGGCCTTCCGGTACGAGGCCTTAAATACATAAGGAATGCGGAAGGCTGTTGTGATTTCCTTTACTTTTCCGGCAACATCGAAACATAAAGTTTCGCTTTCCACCACACAGGGACCTGCCAGAAGAAAAAACTGACCGCTGTCCAGATCCTTGATCCAGGGAAGCCCCTGTAACACATTCATTCGATTATTTTCTGCCTTGTTCATATTGAATAGGGATATTTGTTTTTCCACCATCGCTTCAGTCGTTCGGCAATTTCTTTTTCGCGTGCATTATCCTGAGGTTCATAGAGCAAAAGCGACCTGATTTCAGGAGGGAGAAATTCTTCCTGAACAAAATTACCCTCATAGTCATGGGCATATTTATAATCTTTTCCATAGCCCAGTTCTTTCATTAACTGGGTGGGGGCATTCCTGATGGCCAGGGGAACGCTGAGGTCACCGGTTGTTTTCACTGTATCCAAAGCTTTCTCTATGGCCATGTAGGCTGAATTGCTTTTGGGTGAGGTAGCCAGATAGATGGCAGTTTCTGAAAGAATGATCCTTGCTTCGGGCATTCCCACCTGGTGAACCGCCTGAAAGCAGGCATTGGCGAGCAACAGCGCATTGGGGTTTGCCAGGCCGATATCTTCAGCGGCCAGAATGATCATTCTGCGTGCAATAAATAAAATGTCTTCTCCTCCTTCCAGCATACGGGCAAGCCAGTAAACCGCCCCGTTGGGATCACTGCCTCTTACCGACTTGATAAATGCTGAAATAATATCATAATGCTGTTCTCCTGCTTTGTCATACAGGGCGATTTTTTCCGTTATGCATCGGGTAACCGTTTCATTGGTTATTTCTACCGGCCCGCTTTCAGACGGATGCGCCTGCACTACAATTTCCAGTATGTTTAAAAGCTTGCGGGCATCTCCTCCTGAATACCTCAGAATGGCTTCCGTTTCCAGCACATGGATTTCCATTTTTTTCAGAACAACGTCCTGTTCAATGGCACGCTGCAAAATGGTCATAAGTTCATTTTTCCCCAGTGGTTTCAGTACGTACACCTGGCATCTTGAAAGCAACGGGGCAATCACTTCAAAGGAAGGATTTTCCGTCGTTGCCCCCATGAGAACCACAGTGCCGTTCTCAACTGCACTGAGCAGGGCGTCCTGCTGCGATTTGCTGAAACGGTGAATCTCATCAATGAAAAGGATAGGAGGGGGGGAGTCCATAAAACGGGTCTTTTTGGCCTTTTCAATCATCTCCCTTACGTCTTTTACCCCCGAATGTACAGCACTCAGCATGTAAAACGGTCTTTTAAGCTCAGCGGCTATGATCTGTGCCAGTGTTGTTTTCCCGACTCCCGGTGGCCCCCATAAAATAAGGGAATGCAACTGACCCGACTCGATCACTTTCCTCAGAATAGCGCCCTGTCCGGTCAGATGCTCCTGACCGATGTAATCAGAGAGATGTTTTGGCCTCATTCGTTCGGCAAGCGGCGCAAGACCCATCAGCAATTGCATTATGAACAACATGCCAAGTTAGAATAATATTTTTAAATTTGTGGTGATATGGAAATGCCTCAGGATGTAATTAACCATTAAAAAACTGATTATGAAAGCTTTCCGAAGTTTGTTGCTTTTTGCCGGCTTTTTTTCTTTGATGTTTCCTCTGAATGCCCAGTTGGGAGATATTGGAACCCTTGTGGCTGGCGGACCGAAAGATGCTGAACTTTTGCTTCAGAACTACCTTAAACCATTTGGAAATGCCCTCGGAGCTAACCTTTCTGCCGGTTGGTACTCAACAGCTAAGTCGCATAATCTCCTGGGTTTCGACATTACGCTGTCAACCTCTGTTGCATTTGTTCCACAAGCCGACCGGATGTTTGATGCCAGCCGCCTGGCTCTGACCAACTCAGGAAATGTTTCCGCTCATGTAACCGGCACCAGTTCACCTACTTTCTCAGGAAAGAGGGAAGCCGGCCAGGAAATCACGTATATTTATACCTACAATTCAACCCCTTATGAAATTGCCAAATATAAAACTCCTCAGGGTACCGGGCTCACATTTCTTCCCAGCCCTATGCTCAAGGTGGGAATTGGCCTGATCAAAGGCACCGAAATCATGGGGCGGTATGTCCCTAAAGTGGGTCTTGGCAAATTCGGCGATTTCAGTTTATGGGGAGTAGGAATAAAACACGAACTGAAACAGTATATTCCTGTACTGAGCAGGGTGCCCATTCTGAACATTTCTCTGATGGGCGGATATACCAAAATGAACAGCGGTGCAAATATTTCGTTTACTCCTGACGATCTTGGTGTAACCGTTTCCAATCCCCCCAGCCCGGATACCTGGAAAAATCAGAGAATGGATCTCGGCGTATCAAACTGGACGGTCAATCTTCTTGTTTCTGCTGACCTGCCAATAATTGCCGTTTACGGAGGCGCCGGAGTTTCCTCCTCCAAAACGGCACTGAAACTTAAGGGGAACTTCCCGATACCTACATTGAACACAACCACAGCCCAAGTGGAGGTTCAACCCTTGGCCAATCCAATCGATATTTCTATTGAAGGGAAAGACGGCGGCATTACCAAACCACGGCTGAATGCAGGATTTAAACTCAAGCTGGGTTTGCTTCATATCAATTTTGATTACATCTATGCAAACTATTCCATTGCCACGGCGGGATTTGGGATCAGCTTCCGTTAAATCACAAAATCAAGAACAGGGAAGGCTGGTCCGGAACTGACCAGCCTTTCGTTTTTATACTGTACCTGATGGTTTTTTGAAAAAGTTACTTAATGAAATGGCAGAATGAGACGAACGGAGAACAAAATTGGAATGAACCATCTCAACTCACTGCAACTGTCAGAATATCGCAGTTTACTGCGAATTCTCCGCCCGGCTTTTTCCGAGGGTGAAATTGCAAGAATCAAGCAGGTTATTCGTTTTCTTCATCAGTCTGTTTCGGAAAAATCCGAAGATCTGGTCGAAAAATCTTTTAACCAGGCTCTTTCGGTTGCATCGGTTGTGGCCGGAGATATAGGTCTCGGCACCCATTCAGTAATAGCTGCTTTGTTATATAAGGCCGCTGAATTACATATTGTATCTGAACACGATATAAAGAATCTGGGCGGCGATAAATGCGCTGAGCTGGTAGAGGGTCTCATCAGGATATCTTCGTTTGAAATGCAGCCTTCAGCAGGGCAGGCCGAAAATTTCAGGCAACTTCTCCTCGCTTTGGCTGCGGATATAAGGATTATACTGATTAAGCTGGCGGAAAGGCTCGTTGTTATGCGGTCTATGGATAAGGAAGACCTTCCCTTCCGCCTCCGGTTAGCATGGGAAGCATTCAATCTGTATGCTCCACTGGCTCACCGGCTGGGACTCTATAACCTGAAATCGGAGATGGAAGATATTGCCATGAAGCATTCTGACCCGGAAAACTATTTTCTGATTGAGCAGAGGCTTCGTGAAACATCAAGGAAGAGAACCCGTTTAATCAGGGAATTTATTACCCCCATCGAAAATGAATTAACCGCCCAGGGATTCCGATATGAGATAAAAAGCCGCACCAAATCGGTATGGAGCATCTGGAATAAGATGAAGAAACAACAGGTGAGCTTTGATGAAATCTATGATGTATTTGCCATCAGGATCATTATTGATTCGGAACCCAAAAATGAAAAATCAGACTGCTGGCGGGTTTACTCAATTGTCACTGATCTTTACCAGCCCAATCCGCAACGGCTGCGCGACTGGATTTCAGTACCCAAATCCAATGGCTATGAATCCCTTCATACTACGGTCATAGGCCCTGGTGGTACCTGGGTGGAGGTTCAGATTCGTACCCGCCGCATGGATGACATTGCAGAAAAAGGTTTTGCCGCCCACTGGAAGTATAAAGGAGTCCGTGATGACAATTCACTTGATCAGTGGCTTGGAAAAGTGAGGGAATTACTCGAAATGCCTGCTGCCGATGCGTCTGAAATCCTGGACGAATTGCAGCGCAATCCCCTGAACGAGGAAGTTTTCGTTTTCACCCCAAAAGGCGATCTGAGGAAGTTTCCCCAGGGAGCTACTGTGCTCGATTTTGCCTTCGATATCCATACCCAGGTGGGATGCAGTTGCATGGGGGCCAAAGTGAACGGAAAAAACGTACCCATCCGCTATGTGTTGCGAAATGGTGATAAAGTGGAAATCCTTCAGGGTAAGTCCCAGAAACCTAAACCCGATTGGCTCGATTTTGTCGTTACCACAAAGGCGAAAACCCGCATCCGCCAGTACCTGAAAGAAGAAGTTGTCCGTGAAGCCGAACACGGAAAGGAACTTCTGATGCGCAGAATGAAGAACTGGAAAGTTGATTACAACGACGAAAACATCAGAAAACTCCTCGACCATTATAAACTAAAGACATCATCCGATTTGTTTTACAGGATTTCTGTCCATGAAATTGATCTGGCCGAAGTAAAAAACATACTTACCCGCAGGGAAGAACCTGAAACTGTTGCTGAACCACTTCAGCCCGCAGTTCCTGCCGAAACAGTTACTGTCCCCCAGACCCGGTCAGAAGACTTTCTTGTAATTGATGACAAAATCAAAAACGTGGATTACCGCCTGGCCAAATGCTGTTCTCCGGTTCCGGGTGACGAGATTTTCGGATTTGTTACCGTAAGTGAAGGAATCAAAATCCACCGGATCAACTGCCCTAATGCCCGTCAGCTTCTCCAGAAATACGGATACCGGGTTGTCAAAGCTCACTGGAAATACCCGGAAGGAACTGGCTATTTTGAAGCAGTTATCCGTATAACAGGAATTGATGAGCTGGGAGTAATCAATAAACTGACGGATGTGATTTCACGCGATTTGCGGGTGAATATGCGTTCCCTCTCCATTGATGCCAAAGAAGGCATCTACGAAGGATTTGTCCGCGTAATGGTTCGCGATAAAATCCATCTTAATGAACTGATCCACCGGTTGGCAAAAGTGAAAGGCGTACTGACCGTTTCCCGGGTGGAAGGAATGTAGAACTATTCTTCCGTCTGAATGTATTTGATGGGAATTCGCAGGTAAGGTTCAAAAAACTGGCCCAGTTCAAACATGTCGTCATCTCCTTCCTCGTAGAACCAGTTGATTTCCATTCTATGCGATTCATCGACCTTATCGTTCAGTGTCTTCAAAATGTTGTGCAGAGCTTTCGAGGAACTTGTATTGATGTACTCAAACTGGAGATTGATCTGAGTAAATTCCGGCAGGTTTTCAACATACTGATTGAGCCATTCCATAACAGGCCTGTAAAAAGCAACCGGATCTTCGGGGATTGACCGCCCCGAGATTTCTATCAGCCCTCTCTGAAGCTTTACTGTTGGCGTTTGGTTTGAACCGGAAATTATCAGGTTGTCCATCGATATCCAATTTTGTAAGTATGAAAACAAATATATAAAAAATATTACGTACAATAGAATGAACTTTTCGTATTTCTTTTTTGGTAAAAAGTTAGCTTGGTATTAATTATTTTTACAAATGAATCGTTTCTGTAATTGGGTTTATATGAACAAAAACCTTCCGGTTTACCGGAATCTGTTAATTGGTATACTTTTTCTATTTCCCGGATTTATGCTGGCACAGTCAATGGAACGTTTTTTGCCTGAAAATCCAGGCAATCAATATACTGTCGAGAACACCCGGTTTTTTACCGGCAAAAAACTGTATGAATACATAGACGGCGGGGCGGAATTGTACCTTTCCTATCATTACCGGAAATGTATCAGCCGGAACTATGTTCATAGCTCTGAACCCGAAATTATCTGTGAAGTTTTTGACATGGGCAATTCGTACAATGCCTATGGCGTATTTTCCAACATGCGCGAAACGGAGAATAACGAATTTGGCCAGGGATGCCAGCGGCTGAAAGGTTCCATTCTCTTCTGGAAAAACAGGTATATAGTGTCGCTGATGACTCCGCGTGAAACTCCCGTGTCAGTTGAGACCATGAACCAGATTGCAGCTTTTGTTGATCGTGCGATCCCGGGAACCGGTCCCCTGCCTTCCATTCTTAATTATCTGCCAAAGAACGGATTAACCCGTGAAAACATCCTGTATTTTACCCATTTCTCATGGCAGAATGCTTTCTATTTTCTGGGAAGTGATGATATTCTGATGATTGGCACAAATACTCCATGTGTCTGGGCTCGTTATGGTACTCCCGAACACCGTCTTTTTCTCCTGCTGATCCGTTACGATGATAAAACGAAGGCGGAAAAAGCATTGTCTTTCTTCCGCAATGCGTTTGGTGCCGGAAAAGAGGTAAGCGTACCTGTAAAACTGGAAGACGGAACGTTCTTTACCATGGTTTGCGTGGACAATTTTTTATGCGGAGTCTTTAATGCATCCTCA
The window above is part of the Bacteroidales bacterium genome. Proteins encoded here:
- a CDS encoding AAA family ATPase; protein product: MRLLAFRIKNFRSIVDSGLKYLSPDNITVLIGQNESGKTSVLEALKAFSDGIITDDMLRSDLSLPEVSCLFGLEPAELKKITEIRGISPEVAEIIRKEKEILLVRSWNPDKSSLVRIGGERVEEVYNNRLKDFQKEQDELLKLAGEIDSQHDKIQYGISEHTRNIEQIEKDIKTIDKRINELRKAIQKEKNSERKETYNIELDRITLEKKRLENKLEIDRSQLESFLNQNKEISEKYLYARNVLQAEEKLKSAREHLEHLENEIRKTEAGNPDNPKQARHKEQILKQLREQYTQARKNLDSSRQEAVYSKKLLSNIVKGMNPEQARSNASRETAAFLELLMPEELGEQYMKYVPVFRMFEDFSSLLPNRIDLDDLMGENVQAEGFKAVRNLLIIAGIEPSFFYQQSNRILKQKIENLNGELTVNFQDYWRQNVGKNSKIRIQFELEHYDISHPEKRGKPYLEFWIKDEYERLYPKQRSRGVRWFLSFFLELKASAVTDSQKQILLIDEPGLSLHARAQEDVLKVFEDLKDKLMIIYTTHSPYLVDINKLHRIIAVQRAIETDETSETMLLDVHSLARASADTLSPVYSIMGARISDQQIFSPKNNVIVEDLSAYYYYTAFFKLLEIAEKVSFIPATGPAEVGILANILTGWKLDFIVLTNDTEAGRIIRNELKINLFGNDEIKASRHLLSLENGRSVADLFSTIDFKNHVLHQRVGITESNTEYIFFNDLSPVILAHGFHQNVMNGTIKWDDLDSESRTRISEVAERILELLKK
- the metA gene encoding homoserine O-succinyltransferase translates to MPLNVPDNLPAIQQLREENIFVMQETRAVHQDIRPLRILILNLMPVKITTETHLLRMLSNNPLQIEITLMHTMTHTSKNTPVEHLKAFYKTFHQVKEKKFDGFIITGAPVEHMEFEEVDYWKELTEIMDWSTGHVTSTLYICWAAQAGLYYFYGIPKYPLPEKMFGVFRHKVNNPRIPLVRGFDDEFLAPHSRHTEIRRSDIEKIHDLEIVSESDKAGVYIVVSKDGRKVFVTGHSEYDPYTLRDEYLRDKNKGLPIHVPENYFPENDPSKEPLVYWRSHANLLFSNWLNYYVYQVTPYILNGD
- the amrS gene encoding AmmeMemoRadiSam system radical SAM enzyme; the protein is MFLSSFGKGSGIFAAVPGDEQLWKWSREAIFWEETPRGVKCLICPNECTLRPGETSDCRNRVNFRGKLYTIAYGNPCAVHIDPMEKKPLFHFMPGTLVYSIATAGCNFGCLNCQNWTISQASPKETDNFDLMPDKVVEKCLASGCRSIAYTYSEPVTFYEYTYDTSVIAHKKGIYNTLHSNGYINEKPLRALARYIDAANIDLKSFDESIYLKLNAGKLQPVLNTLLVLKQEGVWLEITNLIIPGWTDNMKMIRSMCQWLVGNGLSDCPLHFSRFMPQYKLTQVAPTPVGVLQQARSIAMEEGMKYVYIGNVPGNDAENTYCPGCGKMVIERKGYRILSNNIVKGKCRFCGYSIPGRWE
- the kdsA gene encoding 3-deoxy-8-phosphooctulonate synthase, with amino-acid sequence MNVLQGLPWIKDLDSGQFFLLAGPCVVESETLCFDVAGKVKEITTAFRIPYVFKASYRKANRSRLDSFQGIGDEKALEILAKVREKLHVPVITDIHSIPEAEMAAKYVDILQIPAFLCRQTDLLVAAALTGKIVNIKKGQFLAPESMRFAAQKVVDSGNSKVILTERGTMFGYQDLIVDFRGIAEMQKTGFPVVVDITHSLQQPNQSSGVSGGKPELIETIARAGIATGADGIFCETHPDPSRALSDGANMLHLSRLESLLEHLVRIRETINAF
- a CDS encoding replication-associated recombination protein A, with protein sequence MGLAPLAERMRPKHLSDYIGQEHLTGQGAILRKVIESGQLHSLILWGPPGVGKTTLAQIIAAELKRPFYMLSAVHSGVKDVREMIEKAKKTRFMDSPPPILFIDEIHRFSKSQQDALLSAVENGTVVLMGATTENPSFEVIAPLLSRCQVYVLKPLGKNELMTILQRAIEQDVVLKKMEIHVLETEAILRYSGGDARKLLNILEIVVQAHPSESGPVEITNETVTRCITEKIALYDKAGEQHYDIISAFIKSVRGSDPNGAVYWLARMLEGGEDILFIARRMIILAAEDIGLANPNALLLANACFQAVHQVGMPEARIILSETAIYLATSPKSNSAYMAIEKALDTVKTTGDLSVPLAIRNAPTQLMKELGYGKDYKYAHDYEGNFVQEEFLPPEIRSLLLYEPQDNAREKEIAERLKRWWKNKYPYSI
- a CDS encoding bifunctional (p)ppGpp synthetase/guanosine-3',5'-bis(diphosphate) 3'-pyrophosphohydrolase; translated protein: MNHLNSLQLSEYRSLLRILRPAFSEGEIARIKQVIRFLHQSVSEKSEDLVEKSFNQALSVASVVAGDIGLGTHSVIAALLYKAAELHIVSEHDIKNLGGDKCAELVEGLIRISSFEMQPSAGQAENFRQLLLALAADIRIILIKLAERLVVMRSMDKEDLPFRLRLAWEAFNLYAPLAHRLGLYNLKSEMEDIAMKHSDPENYFLIEQRLRETSRKRTRLIREFITPIENELTAQGFRYEIKSRTKSVWSIWNKMKKQQVSFDEIYDVFAIRIIIDSEPKNEKSDCWRVYSIVTDLYQPNPQRLRDWISVPKSNGYESLHTTVIGPGGTWVEVQIRTRRMDDIAEKGFAAHWKYKGVRDDNSLDQWLGKVRELLEMPAADASEILDELQRNPLNEEVFVFTPKGDLRKFPQGATVLDFAFDIHTQVGCSCMGAKVNGKNVPIRYVLRNGDKVEILQGKSQKPKPDWLDFVVTTKAKTRIRQYLKEEVVREAEHGKELLMRRMKNWKVDYNDENIRKLLDHYKLKTSSDLFYRISVHEIDLAEVKNILTRREEPETVAEPLQPAVPAETVTVPQTRSEDFLVIDDKIKNVDYRLAKCCSPVPGDEIFGFVTVSEGIKIHRINCPNARQLLQKYGYRVVKAHWKYPEGTGYFEAVIRITGIDELGVINKLTDVISRDLRVNMRSLSIDAKEGIYEGFVRVMVRDKIHLNELIHRLAKVKGVLTVSRVEGM